GAGGATTCAAGCAACAACTTGGTGCAAAGGTACTGTTTGGTGCAACGAAGGTCTACCATCttcatttcatttgttttggaCTGTTTTACGCTGCCATCCCCTTGATAATCTGTTGAGCATGTCCACGTTATGTTGCATAGAAATGGAGCACTCGGATCAGTTAAGGAATGGAAACTCAAGGATTGTATTGCGGTTCACAAGCTACTCTCCTCAGTAGTAGTTGATACGGATGTTGCGTCAAGTAAGTTTTGATCTCATCAACTGTTTTTGGTTAAAGTTATGCTTAAAATGTGGAGTATCTGTTGGAATAATTGGAGTAGCAGCAGTATAGGGTAGCAAGTGGGTGGCTGGGTGGGTGTGTGTTGGGGTGTGAGAGTCAGGGAGGGATCTCATCAGTGAATTTCGTTACTGATGACCATTCTTCTATCCCTACTTCCTTATTGGCTTACTCATTTTACTGAATACAAAGATGGGATATTATGATTGGATAAAGCTAGATTTGACTTTTGAGATGGTGTCTCTGACACTTGTAAAATACATCTTCAACAGGATGGAAATTACGTTGTGCCGAATACTTCCTGCACTCCACGTATTTTGAAGGAAGTTGCAGTTCTGCAGTTCTAAAGTCCTCGTACAACCAGATTTCTCATAATCCTGAAAATGGACTCAACCCTCCTGCGGGTGGCATAAGCATATGGATTCTCTTGCGCCAAATGGAAAACTGGAAGCTTTTAAGGACCTCTCTCTATCTAACAAGTGGAGTTGAAAGCTCATTTTGGGCAATGTAATTGTACATTCATCGGTATGCATGAGAGTTAGTTCACAGCTGCTTGGGAGATAGTTCGTTCAACCACTGGGGAAGTATCATTCATAGGGCCTTTTCCAGTTCATGGCCATTCTGTCGCTTTATTGGATTGGCATTTGCTTCTGTTCTTTTtggcctccctctccctctcgtctTGGAATTTGTTTTGCTAATTGTGTATAATCTTCCTCCACTTTCGTTTCCGGTCGGATTCATAGCCTGTGTGTCTGTGGGCATGAATGAGAAAAGGTGGCGGGCTCCGTGGGAATATGCATTAAACTAAGGTTTCCTTTTTGCATTGTTAGTTTTACAATCTATAGGAGATCCCTGAGGTGGAGCCACAGGAGAAATTTTCGAGAACGGATGGTTCGTCAGCCTTAAGAACAAGTGGCCTCTGCAAACTTACTTCCGGAGACATGTTGTACTTACCTTGTTTATGTCCACCATTGTTTTTCCTTTGTATAAACATTGCGTCCTGTGAAAAATTT
This region of Eucalyptus grandis isolate ANBG69807.140 chromosome 8, ASM1654582v1, whole genome shotgun sequence genomic DNA includes:
- the LOC104415589 gene encoding N-terminal acetyltransferase A complex auxiliary subunit NAA15-like; amino-acid sequence: MHRAAAAEMLYLLEPSNKGKAVKLIEDSSNNLVQRNGALGSVKEWKLKDCIAVHKLLSSVVVDTDVASRWKLRCAEYFLHSTYFEGSCSSAVLKSSYNQISHNPENGLNPPAGGISIWILLRQMENWKLLRTSLYLTSGVESSFWAM